A section of the Anabaena cylindrica PCC 7122 genome encodes:
- a CDS encoding polyketide synthase, which translates to MEKIAIIGLSCLFPDAKNPEEFWQNLTEEKDSTSPLSVADLGIDPAIFYDSEKGKPEKFYFLKGGFIRDFKFDASDYNLPGVFVESLDNTFKWSLYAAKQAIIQSGYWGNKTALSKCGVILGTLSLPTKASNQLFAPLYQQTIEPAIGELLQEKDFRLGGALTAAKASPYNAMVSGLPAAIISRAFSLSGTHCCIDAACSSAFYAIKLASHYLQSGKADLMLAGAISCSDPLFLRMLFSGIQGYPENGISRPLDKASRGLITSEGIGMVMLKRYSDAVRDGDRILATICGNGLSNDGKGKHLLSPNAQGQTLAYQRAYAEANLNPQTIDYLECHATGTLLGDTTECNSVEGFFGQHQATPLVGSAKTNVGHLLVAAGMVGITKTILSMSHGVIPATIDISEPMGSEHNVISPQNIVRTATPWPSKGTKHVALSAFGFGGTNSHLILEQGEVSK; encoded by the coding sequence GTGGAAAAAATAGCTATTATCGGGTTATCTTGCCTCTTTCCCGATGCTAAAAATCCTGAAGAATTTTGGCAGAATCTTACCGAAGAAAAAGATTCTACATCACCATTAAGTGTAGCGGATTTGGGAATTGATCCTGCTATATTCTACGATTCTGAAAAAGGTAAACCGGAAAAATTCTACTTTCTTAAAGGTGGATTTATCCGTGACTTTAAGTTTGATGCTAGTGATTACAATTTACCTGGGGTATTTGTAGAAAGCTTAGACAATACCTTTAAATGGTCATTGTATGCTGCCAAACAAGCCATTATCCAAAGTGGTTATTGGGGAAATAAAACTGCACTCTCAAAATGTGGCGTAATTTTAGGAACTCTCTCTTTACCAACCAAAGCTTCTAATCAATTATTTGCTCCTCTTTATCAGCAAACAATTGAACCTGCAATTGGTGAACTTTTACAGGAAAAAGACTTCCGTTTAGGTGGTGCATTAACTGCCGCTAAAGCATCTCCATATAATGCTATGGTGAGCGGCTTACCTGCTGCTATAATTTCCCGTGCATTTTCTCTTTCTGGAACTCATTGCTGTATAGATGCTGCCTGTTCATCAGCATTTTATGCCATTAAATTAGCATCCCATTATCTACAATCTGGTAAAGCTGATTTGATGTTAGCTGGTGCTATTAGTTGTTCAGATCCGTTGTTTTTAAGAATGTTGTTTTCCGGTATTCAAGGATATCCCGAAAATGGCATTAGTCGTCCTCTAGATAAGGCATCACGCGGGTTAATTACCTCCGAAGGGATTGGGATGGTAATGCTGAAAAGATACAGTGATGCTGTTCGAGATGGCGATCGCATTTTAGCAACAATCTGCGGTAATGGTCTATCTAATGATGGTAAAGGTAAGCACCTCCTCAGTCCTAATGCTCAAGGACAAACTCTCGCGTACCAAAGAGCATACGCTGAGGCTAACCTTAACCCCCAAACAATAGATTATTTAGAGTGTCACGCGACCGGCACTTTGTTGGGAGATACCACAGAATGCAACTCTGTTGAAGGCTTTTTTGGTCAACACCAAGCAACGCCTTTGGTGGGTTCGGCTAAAACTAATGTTGGTCATTTACTCGTTGCTGCCGGCATGGTGGGGATAACAAAGACGATTTTAAGTATGTCACACGGTGTTATCCCTGCGACCATAGATATCAGTGAACCTATGGGTTCTGAGCATAATGTTATTTCGCCTCAAAACATTGTCAGAACT